A window of Polyodon spathula isolate WHYD16114869_AA chromosome 22, ASM1765450v1, whole genome shotgun sequence contains these coding sequences:
- the LOC121297198 gene encoding early growth response protein 1-like, with protein MAAAKTEMLLSPLQISDPLCNFPHSPMDNYPKLEEMMLLNPGGTQFLNPSVPENTGFGSGEPGDQYEHLTGDTFTDISINGDKSLVEPSYPNQTCRLPPISYTGRFTLEPANCSNSLWAEPFFSLVSGLMGMANSPSTSTSSSPPSSSASQSPAMSCSIQHSEPNPIYSAAPTYSSASTDIFSDQSQTFSSQVSSSIQYPPPAYPITKTGTTNFSVPMIPDYLFPQQQAEICLDQKPFQNLENRNPQPSLTPLSTIKAFATQTGSQDLKNAYQSQLIKPSRMRKYPNRPSKTPPHERPYACPVETCDRRFSRSDELTRHIRIHTGQKPFQCRICMRNFSRSDHLTTHIRTHTGEKPFACEICGRKFARSDERKRHTKIHLRQKEKKAEKVIPVSAQSPVSSYPSPITSYPSPVSSYHSPVPSCYSSPMHNSYPSPSVATSYPSVTTPFQSQGASTFPTNIYSSPVATPLSDMQSTLSPRTIEIC; from the exons ATGGCAGCTGCCAAGACGGAGATGCTTCTGTCCCCTCTGCAAATATCAGATCCTCTGTGTAATTTCCCCCACTCCCCAATGGATAATTACCCGAAGCTGGAAGAGATGATGCTCCTCAATCCAGGAGGGACACAGTTTCTGAATCCCTCTGTACCGGAGAACACTGGGTTTGGCTCTGGGGAACCTGGAGACCAATATGAACACCTGACTGGAG ATACATTTACTGATATCTCCATCAATGGTGACAAGTCTTTGGTTGAGCCAAGTTACCCCAACCAGACCTGCAGGCTGCCTCCAATCTCCTACACTGGGCGCTTCACTCTAGAACCTGCAAACTGCAGCAACAGCCTGTGGGCAGAACCTTTCTTCAGCCTGGTCAGTGGACTGATGGGAATGGCAAATTCGCCCTCCACTTCCACTTCATCCTCACCCCCCTCATCCTCAGCATCCCAGAGTCCTGCCATGAGCTGCTCCATCCAGCACAGTGAGCCCAACCCCATCTACTCAGCAGCTCCAACCTACTCCAGTGCCAGCACTGACATCTTTTCTGACCAGTCCCAGACCTTCTCCAGCCAGGTCAGCAGCTCCATCCAGTACCCTCCACCAGCGTACCCCATCACCAAGACTGGCACCACCAACTTTTCAGTGCCCATGATCCCAGACTACCTCTTCCCACAGCAGCAAGCCGAGATCTGCCTGGACCAGAAACCCTTCCAGAACCTGGAGAACCGAAACCCACAGCCTTCCCTCACACCTCTGTCCACCATCAAGGCTTTTGCCACCCAGACAGGTTCTCAAGACCTGAAGAACGCCTACCAGTCCCAGCTGATCAAGCCCAGCAGAATGAGAAAATATCCAAACCGTCCCAGCAAGACTCCTCCGCATGAGAGGCCCTACGCTTGCCCCGTGGAGACCTGCGACAGGAGGTTCTCCCGCTCCGATGAGCTGACCAGACACATCCGCATTCACACAGGGCAGAAGCCCTTCCAGTGCCGCATCTGCATGAGGAACTTCAGCCGCAGTGATCACCTGACCACCCACATTCGCACTCACACTGGAGAAAAGCCCTTTGCCTGCGAAATCTGCGGCCGCAAGTTCGCCCGCAGTGATGAGAGGAAGAGGCACACCAAGATCCACCTGCGGCAGAAGGAGAAGAAGGCGGAGAAGGTAATTCCTGTCTCGGCTCAGTCTCCAGTCTCCAGCTACCCCTCCCCAATAACATCCTACCCCTCTCCAGTCTCCTCGTACCACTCTCCAGTACCCTCCTGCTACTCCTCTCCCATGCACAACTCCTACCCCTCCCCGTCAGTGGCTACCTCCTACCCTTCAGTAACTACCCCCTTCCAGAGCCAGGGAGCCTCTACCTTCCCCACAAACATTTACAGCTCACCTGTCGCCACTCCCCTGTCAGATATGCAGTCAACTCTCTCTCCAAGGACAATTGAAATCTGCTAA